Genomic DNA from Papaver somniferum cultivar HN1 unplaced genomic scaffold, ASM357369v1 unplaced-scaffold_29, whole genome shotgun sequence:
GTGGTGTAGAACGGTATATTTTGGACTACCACCGGCCTTTTGGGACCGAGACGTACTTTAGATCCTGGTTAGTAAGTTCAccaatcattcgcgaattttaccatatcacgaattttaccgttttattcccgtacgtttgcaactccgaacccaagacgCGTATTATGTgacattcccggattattcgtgaATCATTCACGAACTtcacgtatcccgaatgatacgtctaTTTAATTCGCcagaaattctttagcttttacgttTTCAAAGGCctcactttttgggctttactgcctcccaagCATACGCAGCCCAGTATTAGAAGTTGTTGtaattttatgaaacaaaaatgacagaagagatttgaaggtgaaggtgagagagatctcaaactcactaaccaagcatctaaaccactgtACCACGTCCTCTTGgatgactaatgttgtatatattattaatatcatcatattaagtttattttttctttaaataaacacatatgcataaaaattagtgtatgaccttataaatactaattatttattatatatagataccgaattttcagagccgaactcacatttataaatcgaattatacacgtacgtatgtctttccgaattactgacgaatcacgtcccgttgactgAATTTTGGATCGaatttggattttacaaaaccgtataatactcgtacgtttgtcgttccgtacatttgccgaatcccgaaCTGCTAACTAGGATTTGGATGATTAAACAGGTTTTAGGATTTTATTTGGTTTTTGCATTTACTTTCTTTTGTCAGGCATGCTCCCTAAATTCGCGGACACAAGCATTTACTCTTCTAAATCGATCCTTGATCCCCATCCATCAACTCTACCCAAATTTAGTCATATCATAGTGGAAGGAAAGCATTGCATCTTAGCTAGGTTTTTCACtctctcctcccattccattcaGTATATCAATGATGCCCTTCAGTTTAAATTGGggaaacaaaatcagtttattATTTCTAGTGTCTGTCTTAATCACTATAAAATCAGTTTCGCAAAGGCTGAATCCAAATCTTGGGTAACCATGACCAACTACTGGGTCATTTTATGGATATATTCTCACCGTTACTATTTGGTATCCCTCTATCTCTATCAGCTATCATGACTTATGTTTCTTTACAACTTGGTTCTCCATCCAAGACCTTCAACCAAATATGCAAAATGAAACAGTAGTCGCTCAGATAGCCTCATGTGTTGGCATGGTTCTTTGCACTAGACATATGAATTGTGTTCCTCTAGAAGATGGTATAGTGAGAATCAAGGCTATACTTAACATTGAGAGACCCTTAGTGAAACAAGTAATTGTGTTACCTTATATTTTTGCATCTATTGCTTTCGTTTGGCTCACCGAATCGAGCACTGCTCTGTACTCCATAATGGAGTTCTTGATACTATGTATGACTCTCAAATCGTCTCGCCCTGAGATAAGCTCAGATAGCTGGTATGAAGGCCATATAGATCCAAAACTCTCAGTCGAATTTTTTGACAACTTATATGATCATAGCTTAGTTATGTCTTCTTCTGCTAAGACAAATCTTGTACTAAATGGAGAATTATTTCTCTGTTGCTTTAGTGAATTCACCTTCCATGATGTTGTGGCATTACCTTCGATCTTATCCTAGCAATCTTAATAGCCCTTCTTTCTCACCAATAAAAAAGCCTTGCTATGAGATTGGAGAGGGATCTTCTTCAAAGGTTTCTGTGAGTAGGTCGGTTCTCAGGGAAGGCCCGTTTCCATTTCTAGATATGACTCGTCACCCGAACCAATTGATTAACTCTAACCCATCCTTTCATATGCTGATAGAAGAACCAGATTCAGAAAATTCTAGCAACGACTCTAATTCTCCCACTTCTCTTCCTCTAGCCATTGATAAATATGCATCCAATCTAAAAGGTGATGAAGAGCAATTTTTGGATAATGGGAATCTGGAATCACGCTCTGCTGAAGCAATGAACCAACCAACAAAGAAGCAGGTGAAGGACTCCATGGTAAATGTCACAGGTTCGCAACTAAACCACTACTGCCTAAATTTCTAATTTCAGTTCATAGCCAAGACTGATCTTTTCATTAATTTTTACTAATTAATTACCTATAATTCAGTCTTTTGGTTCTTAATTGAGATTGTAATATACTTGATATGCCCAACCCTAGACAAGAATTTTGATTGGAAATCTAGGTCAGAAGAACATTCTTGTAGCCAGAACATAGTTAGATTTGGATTGATAGGAACAGCCACAGAACATAGTTCAATTTTGATTTGTGCAATCTAAGGACATTTTAACACATCCTTGATAATTAGAATTAGATTAGGGTTTACAGAACTAGCCACAAAACATAGTTAGGTTTTATCCCACTGTCACTTCTATCTGCTCACACTAGACATAGAACATATCACTGCCTATCAGTAACATTGATCATTCAAACTAGTTTACATCCATTTTAGAAATTTGAATCCAATTCTCTCTTTTTCAAATTGCATGTTATATGTTTCAAATTATTGGTTCTAATTTTCCCTACTGATTATATATGCAACTTGTTTATGTGTATCTGTTTTAGCACTTCGTTAACTATTTACCCACCCTGTTGTTTGCATTTCTCCTACCTATACTCTTCTGGTTACTAATTAGTGTTTTGACCTTAGCTCTGTATTTGGACCTTTAAGTCTGCTCAAGTCAGATACTTCTATTAACCTTAACCTAGGATCTTTTTGAGTAAATTTCTATTCTTCCCGGGTTTCCTTTAACTGCTTTAATTGTCAGCTTTTGAACCTCTCTCagtattttatttgtagttgatCCTTGAATATCTCTTAGATTATTTTGTTGCTCCTTGAATCTCTCTTAGATTATTTTTTGGACCTTCTTAGTCTTCTCAGGTTCTCTTGCTTAAAGTCTAATAGTTCGACTTCTCTTTAGGCTTCAATAGTTCTCACAATAGCTCCTCTTTTAAAGATTCTATAATTCTAATAGCATCTCAAGCCTCTCTGCTTGCTCCCTTGTGACTTCTGTTTAAAAGATTTCTACTAACTCCTTCTTCTATGAATATTCTCTCTTGGAATTTCCAAGGAACTGGAAATCCCACAACCTCCTCTCATTTAAATAAGTTGTGTATCTCAGCCAAACCGGATTTTGTTTTCCTTTCGGAAAATCGATGTAAGGATGATAGAGTCTCCATAATCCTGGAAACCTGTGGTTTTAGTAACTTTACATTAGTTTCCCGTATAGGGCTCTTAGGGGGACTAGGTTTAGCATGTGAAAACATTTTTTTAGATGTTCTCCTTAAAAAACGAAGAATGATTCATGTCTCTATCATCTCTATTGATTCTTCTCATAGTAAACCCTTCGTTACTTTCTTATATGGCAATCCCAAAAAACCTGAAAGAATAAAAGACTGGCTCAATATAGAAGAACTAGCTAACCAAATTGACGATCCCTGGCTCATCATTGGAGGCCTAAATATAACCCTGTCAGCGGTGGAAAATATGTTGGAAATCCTTTCAACCAGGACTCAATTTCGAATATCTTAGCTATCATAGAAAGCTGTGGTTTGGTGGATCTTGGTTTTATTGGACTGATCTTCACATGGTCGAATAAACAAGATTCCCATCTCGAATTCAGGATAGGCTAGATAGAGCCCTCTCCTACTCTGATTGGTCAGCGAAAAACCACAGCGCTACTCTCACATATCCCCCTCCACCCCTCCCCCCTCCCATAGGTTCGGATCACTCCCCTATCTTTCTCAACTGCAAACATTATCCCTTACAAATTCTTTAGCCTCTGGTTGGAAATTCATGAAGTTCTTGAAATTATTTAGAGATGCTGGAACCAACCAATAGTAGGATCTCCAACTTTTAAAATATCAGCGAAAATTAAATTAGTTAAAAGAGAACTATCCAAATGGAACAAGGAAGTTTTCGGCAAAATTCAAACAAATATTAGAAATACTTTATAAACAATAAACCTTATCCACAGCTCCAATCTTGATGGAACCAAGGATGATCTCATCCAAAGGAAAATCAAAGATTTAGAAACCCTTTATAATCAAGAGGAACAACTTTAGAAAGAAAAATGCAAGGAAAACAACCTCAAATTTGGGGGTAGGAATACCAAATTTTTTCACACTTGTACCCTCAATAGACATAGGAGGAATAAAATCTCAACCCTTACTGACCCAAATGGAACCACTCACAATAATCACAAGAAAATGTCTGAAATTCTCACCCAACATTTCAAAACCATCTTTATGGAAAATCCGAACCTCAATTCTCAACTTGTCACTAGCCTCTTTGAGTCAAAAGTTTCTGATGCGGAGAACCAAACCTTAACAACAATTCCAAGCTGCTCTGAAATTGCTGGAGTTGTCAAATCTTTAGCAGCTCAAAAATCCACGGGCCCGGATGGGTTCAATGTTAGATTCTTTGAGCATCAATGGGCCATTGTGCAGAGGATGTTGTTGCCATGGTACAACATTTCTTTCGCACTGGTCATCTCCTCAAGGAAATAAATGCTACCATTCTAGTTCTCATCCCTAAAATCTTTAATCCTTCCTCCCCAGCTAACTTCGTCCAATCAGTATGTGTAACACAACTTATAAAATAATATCCAAAATCTTAGCCAATAGACTCAAACCAattctctcaagaataatctATCCCTTCCATTCTGCCTTTATGAATAATCGAAAAATCACAGACAACATAGTAATGGCTCAGGAAGTGGtctataaaatgaaaaaaatacaaaGGTAAAGGTAGCCTAATGGGAATAAAACTTGATATGAGTAAAGCTAGCTTTTGATAGGCTTAGATGGGAGTACCTGATGGAACTGATGAAGAAATTAGGATTTAGTGAGTCTTGGTGTTCGCGGATTAATCAATGCATCAGCACACCATCCATTATTGTCCTCTGTGGCTCACGtggaattttttttaaacccactAGGGAAATTAGACAAGGAGACACGTTATCTCCTCATCTATTCCTCTTGTGTATGGAGGGACTAACTAGATTTTTAAGGCATAAAGAAGCCGAAGGCCAAATCCAAGGAATAAAAGtagctcaaaataatatttctatCACTCATCTTGTCTTTGCCGATGATTGCATCATCTTCTCTAAAGCCTCGCTTAGTGATGCTCAAAACATTCTAAACATCATTCGCACCTTTAGCTTAGCAACTGGCCAAATGATAAACTTTCAAAAGTCTGGGATTTTCATCAGTAATAGGTTTCCTAATAAATTTGGAAAAATGATAACAAAATTCTTAAGGTTCAGAAAATTAATATCACTGATAGCTACTTAGGTACAGCTTTTTGTGTAGGAGCCTccaaaataaaaacttttgaCTCAATGATAGCTAGATTTCGAAGTAGACTGTAGAATTGGTTAGGAAGATATCTGAGCCAAACCGCTAAAACTGTGATAGTTAAGGCTATCCTTGAATCTCTTCCCATCTACCAAATGGACTGTTACAAGATTCCAAAAAACATTACCAACCAACTCGTTTTCCTACAAAGAAATTTTTGGTGGGGAAAGAAGGATGGTAAAAATGGTTGCTTTTTAAAAGCTTGGCCTAATCTCAGCATCCCAATAACACTAGGAGGATTGGGCTTTAGGGATTTAGAAGCAAATAACCTAGCACAACTAGGAAGACCCGCCTGGAACCTCTTAGATAACCCGGATTCAATATGGGGAAAAACTCTGAAATCCAGTCATTATAGCAAATGCCGACATCCACTTGACCCACATGTTAGCACCACAGGACCTTGGATCTAGTACTACATTCTACAAGGGATTGAGTCTATTAAACCTAACTGCATTTGGGAAATTGGCAATGGCCAAACTATCCATATTACAGAGGATCAATGGTACCTTGGTATCTAGAACTTAAAAATAACCAACTCCCAGACAATATTTATCCGGTAAGTCTTCTGATAAATGTAGAACATCAGATATGGAGCCTCGACACCCTAAATTCTTTGTTCGGAACCAGAACTGTTCAAACCATATGTCGCATCCCCTTTCGTCTTAGTAGGAATGACACAATCAGGTGGAAATTGAAACCAAAAGGAAAGTTTACAACTGCCTCCCTCTATCATAGTATTAAAATTTTTGATACTATAATCAAGTCCCCTTGTGAGAAGATTTGGAGTATGGAAACATCCCCAAAAGTAGCTCTATTCGTCTTCAAATGTATGCATAATATGGTTTAGGTAGCTGCTAAACTTACCAAGTATGTTGATATGCCAAACATCTTCCTATTATGTACTCATCCCAATGAAATTATAAAAAACCTTTTCATAAATTGTCCTTTTGCTAGAAGTGTTTGGTTTGCTTCTTTTGCAAACCCTTTTGTGCATGGTATCCCTAATTTGTCATTGCAACAATGGATTACTAGCTGGAGCCCCAATCCAGTTGGTTGGGAttaaggctgcacaagaaccggtcaaGAAGACTTGTACCGGACCGGAACCGGTGTAGCCGGTACAGGTACCGGGACAGAAAAACTGAACCGGGATAGGACAGGTACATGGAACGGTTCTTGGCTTGGTACCGGCTTATACCGGACTATAAACACCGGTTAGTACcagtttttgatattttgatcAGATTTTAATCACAGTCGTCCACTTTAGGTACTGAGAGTCATATCTATCAAGGAACTGATTCCActcctcattctttttttttcttcttcttcttatccatgGAGGCTAGGCTACTGTAAGAAAGAATTAGAGGGAGGAATCGAGAAGAGCAACTTCAGATGAGTGATTAATGGAGATGAGATAGTTTTGTGGCGGCAACTGAACGAGGAAGGAATTGATTGAGATTTTCAGTGGAGAATAAAAGCAAAGACGAGAAGTAGATTGGATCTGCTATTCTCGATGAGATTTGATAAACTGAGAAGGAGATCAAGCCTGGGTTTCTGCTAGTGGTGTTGAATTAGGTCGAGAAGAACATAAATATGGGTGGTTTTAAGTTTTGATGGATGATTGAGAAGAaggaattgaagttagggtttgaaataaaaaaaattgggtttcagtTAGATTTTGAATTGGTAGTGGTAATTGGATTAAATTCGTGGAAGAGATGGGTGTTGACGTGTTGTTCGTAATTGGTTAACACCAATTAGTAGTAAGTTTTGAAGATATGGTCTGGGTTCTCCATTTTGGATGAATATGGTATTTTCTAGGATTTAAAAACTCATATTTTCCTTACATTTTGTATATGGGGTGAATTTTTATCACAAATTATTCCTATTAGTAAGTTCGTTGTTTATAATTCCTGCATTATCTGAGTCCTTAGTGTGAGTTTCACTTTCATCATTTGCAACTTGCTTTACTTCTCAATGTGTTCTGGGAAGTAAATAAGTTGTCACACTGAAATATAATAACATTGTTGGTGATGCTTGCTTTCCGTATGATGCTTAGATTGTAATCGACTTTTGAGTGTGGAAATAAATTTATTCTGCTTAGGAGACTTGGTACAGTATTACAGTAAGGTGTTCTAAAGATGATTTTGTTTTCTCACATGATTTCATTACCTACAGTAATACAAAGC
This window encodes:
- the LOC113341358 gene encoding uncharacterized protein LOC113341358: MENYFSVALVNSPSMMLWHYLRSYPSNLNSPSFSPIKKPCYEIGEGSSSKVSVSRSVLREGPFPFLDMTRHPNQLINSNPSFHMLIEEPDSENSSNDSNSPTSLPLAIDKYASNLKGDEEQFLDNGNLESRSAEAMNQPTKKQVKDSMVNVTGRFEHMETSDLNKDVGEVLAATEAWKWGLQLQASTISIEAHNTNLIRLILGLHSSMDWRAKAI